The genomic DNA CTGCTCGACGCCGAGGCCCCGCACACCTGCGATGCCGTCTGGGACGCCCTCCCCCAGGAGGGCGACGCCTTCCACGCCAAATACGCCCGCAACGAGGTCTACACCCTGGTCCCCCGCCTCACCGCCGCCCCGCACCGCGAAAACCCCACGGTCACACCGATTCCCGGCGACGTCTGCCTCTTCGACTTCGAACCCTGGGAAATAGGCAACCCCGCCTACGGCTACACCCCCGGCTCCACCGCCCACGCCAGCCAGGGCGCCACCGACCTGGCCCTCTTCTACGGCCGCAACAACCTACTGATCAACGGCGACATGGGGTGGGTCCCCGGCAATGTCTTCGCGACCATCGAAGAGGGCTTGGCGGACATCGCGACTGCCTGCAACGCCCTGTGGCTGCGGGGAGTGGAGGGCGAAACCCTCGCCTTCGCCCGCGCCGAATAGCGCCGAACCTCTCACTGGTACCAGAAATTCACATTGCTCCAGGTCACGGCGATAGGTCCGGTGCCGCTGGCGGTTTCGTAGGCGCCGAACTTGTCGTAGAAGTCGCCGCCGGGGGCGTTGGTGTCCTCGTAGGCGAGGTTGCCGTTGATGTAGACCTTCAGGTCGTTGGTGGCGGTGTTGTGGATGGTGTCGACCTGGACCGGGGTGCCGTCGGTGGCGGTGCCCGCGGGGGCGATCTCGGCGCCGCCTTCGACGTTGTAGAGGCGGCGGGACTTGTCCACGGCCAGCATGAAGTAGGGGCCGTTGTCGCCGTTGAAGGTCTGCTTCAACGAGATTCGATCGCCGGTCATGCTCTGGATGGTGAAAGTTCCTGCGAACTGGCGGGTTCCGGTGGAGTAGTTCTGACCGTCGTCGGCGTAGTTCTTGAATCGGCGTTCGGCGCGCTCCTTGCCATTGCTACACGCGTCGCGCAGGCCGCCGGAGCTGGCGGGCAGGGTGAAGGTCAGGCCGTCGGCCTGGCCTCCGGCGCACAGCTGCACGTCGTACTGCGGGGAGTCCGGCGTCCACTGTCCGGGTCCGATCGGATCCGCGGCGGCGCTTGGCACCGCCCATAATAGGCAGACAAAGAATATGGATACCAGAACGAGTAATTTCTTCACGATAAAATAATCCCCCCGAATTGCCTTGCCGCACCGGCGATCCCCGATGTCGAAGCGGTATCACTCGATGCGCGTCGAATTCGTCGCCGGG from Nocardia terpenica includes the following:
- a CDS encoding DUF3830 family protein — translated: MPRYITITLTKAGVTCRARLLDAEAPHTCDAVWDALPQEGDAFHAKYARNEVYTLVPRLTAAPHRENPTVTPIPGDVCLFDFEPWEIGNPAYGYTPGSTAHASQGATDLALFYGRNNLLINGDMGWVPGNVFATIEEGLADIATACNALWLRGVEGETLAFARAE